The window TCTCGTTTTGGTTAGGCTATAAAAGTATTGAGGTTGAGTTTGAGGTACAGGATCGAACGGAAGGGGAGACAAAATGGTCGTTCCTTTCATTGATCAAATATGCAGTTAATAACATTACTTCATTCTCCACAGCCCCTATGCAAATTATTACAGTAATCGGTTTTTTCTTCCTTATTTTTGCGATTGTTCTTGGCATACAATCTGTTTTGAATTATATTCGCGGAGAATCTCTTGAAGGATTTACGACGGTTATTCTTTTGTTATTAGGAATTGGAAGTCTGTTGATGATCAGTATGGGAATAATCGGATTCTATATTTCGAAAATCTATGAGGAAGTAAAACGGCGACCACGTTATATTGTGTCCGTTACTACGAATAAGGACGAAGAATAAAATGACCAAGCTATTTGATTTGCTTGATGCGAAGTTTTGGAAATTTATTTTGGTAGGGATGATCAATACAATTGTGGGAACAGCCATCATGTTTGGCTTTTATAATTTCCTGCACTTTTCGTATTGGACATCTTCTGCCGCTAATTATATTTTAACAAGCATATTAAGTTATTTTTTGAATAAATATTTTACATTCCAGCATAAGGGAAGCAGCTGGAAGTCAGCATTGCGCTTTACAATCAATATTGCCATTTGTTATTTATTGGCCTATGGAATTGCTAAGCCATTGACCCTTCTTGTATTAGCTGATATGAGTCAACGTGTACAGGAAAATGTAGCGATGTTTGTGGGAATGGTCTTGTTTACATTGTTAAACTATTTAGGTCAGCGATTCTTTGCTTTTAAATAAGTGAATCACTGAGGGTAAAGACAAAGTAGTAATGCTATTCAACATTAATATAGAAGTACCCCGATTCGATTTGCTTTCATAAGCAGCTGATGATCGGGGTTCATTTTATTTTATAGGAAATAATTTAGTCAAACAGCCATGTTTTAAAGGACGGTTGCTAAATATACATGTCCTAAACAGTAGAATAGCTCGCTTCTATAAGTCGATTCGCCAACGAAAATCCTAAGAACAGTAGAATAGCCCGCTTCTATAAGCCGATTCGGCAATGAACTTCCTCCGAACAGTAGAATAGCCTGCTTTTCTAAGCCGATTCACCAAAGAACTCGCCCCAAACGTCGAATAGCCTGCTTCTATAAGCCCGTTCGTCAAAGAACAGCGTTGATAAAGTCAAATAGAAGCTTTCTATATGACATAACATACGCGGCCCTTAACCCAAACAGTTCAAACTCTACAAGTTTTCATCATCTCCATTTACCCTAAACTCACCATATTACATGAAATTCCAGAAACGAAACTAAACAACAACATCAAAAAAATATTATTTTTATAATGCTTTATAAAAAATAGTCGATATAATAGAAATAGAACCTAGCTAAAGAGGTGTTAAGATTTGAGAGTGAAAGTATCATTCATGGGAGCAATTTCAGTGATTGTTTTGTTATCCATAACAATAGCTTTTATTAGTTTTGGGCCTAAGAAAGCGGAAGCTCAAACCCCGTTTAAAGATATAAAAGGGAGCAATCATTATCATGCGATAGTGGCATTATATGACGCAAAAGTTATCACTGGAAGAACCGCAACTGAATATAAACCAAATTTAACAGTAACACGTGGCGAGACTGCACAATTTATTGTAAATGCGCTAGGTATTAATAATAATACCTCAAAGAATCCTGGTTATAGTGATGTGCCCACAACAAACCCTTACTATAATGCGATTGCAATCTTAACTGAAAAGGGCGTAGTGAGTGGGTATGGCAACGGGAAGTATGGTCCAAATGATTCTTTAACTAGATCACAAGTGGCGACTATGCTTACAAAAGCATTTGAATTAAATGTGTCCACCGTTTCAAAAACCCAGTTTACAGATATAAATAATTTAAAAGATCCAATAATTTTAAGCTATGTACAAACACTAGTGGACTATGGAATAACGGTAGGAACTACGAAAACGACATTTAGTCCATCGATGAAGCTAACACGAGGACATTTGGCGACATTTTTATATCGTGCCATCGAGAACAACAGTCTAGAAGTTATAAGTGTAGAGTAATTAATATTGTGGTGTTGTGATTTTGTCCAAATTAGGACAAGTTGCAACACTTTTTTGTTTGACTTCTAAAAAATTGGGTATAGAATAAAATAGCTTCATATTGGTAATTATTTTAATAGATAATACATAAAATATTTTTACAAGAATGATATTTTAAGAACATGATTTGCTATAATGAAGAAAAATTGGATATTTATACGAATGCTCTTCTTTGTTGGGCCTTTGATAAACATCGTTGGAGGCAGTTTACTATGTTAAAAAGAACTGTTAGTATCATCCTGTGTCTTTTGATACTTCAATTTTCAGGGGTTTTGGAAGTACAAGCCGGAAATTCTCTTGTATCTCCATTTAAAGATGTGAATACGAATCATTGGGCATTTAAGGAAATTCAAAATGTAACTTCAAAGAATTTTATGGCAAAAAGTTCAAGCAATACTTTTTCGCCAAATGGAACTATAAGCCGTGCAGACGCTGTAACGACAATTGCTCGATCGTTGAATTTAGATAAAGTAACGGATTATAAACCAAAATTTGTAGACGTGGACACAAAGGCACCGTATTATAATGCACTATCACAATTGGTGGAGCGCAGTATAGTGAAGGACGGTAAAAACTTTTATCCTAATAACAAAATCACTCGTGCTGAATTTGTTGTAATGTTAGCTAATGCCTATGAAGTGGAAATTGATGATGTGAATAAAAAATCCTTCAAAGATCTTCCGAAAAATTATTGGGCTAAAAATGATATTGAAGCTCTTGCAGATTTGGGTATCATCGGCGGAGTGGATGGAGTGAATTTTGCACCTGAAAGAAAGGTTTCTCGTGCACAGCTAGCTATTTTTATCAGTAGAGCTTTAGAATTTAAAACAAAAGTAAATAACAATCAAATTATTTATGATTATCTGTCGAAGGATTATTTAGATACGAAGCAATACTCGGACAAATGGGTGAAAGAAGTGATTGGGCTAGTAAATGAGGAGCGAGCGAAGGCAAAACTTCCGGCACTTGTTGAGGACAAGCAGTTATGTCAAATTGCTGTCGTAAAAGCGCAGGATTTCATCAAACGTGATTATTTTAGTCATTCATCGGTATTTTATGGACAACCATGGGATTTAGCCGCGGTATTTGATTATCAATTTACAAGCTTGGGAGAAAATATTGCAAAAAATTTCTACACGCCGAAAAGTGTAGTGACGGCATGGATGAACTCAGACTCACATAAAGAAAACATAATGCGCTCTCAGTATACAAATATCGGGGTAGGTATAAGAAAATCTACTGATGGATCAATGTATTGGGTGCAAATGTTCGCAAGCAAGTAATTATTGATTAATATCATCATTGTATTCTCGTACTACGTAAGTTTTATATGAGAAATTTATGGTAATAATACTGTAAAGACATACCAATTTTATATCTAATGTTACAGGTTTATTACAAAGTGTGTCGATTGAAGTCAAAATCTACTAAACTTAAAAACGCTGATTATCACGGAAACGTTGATATATCAGCGTTTTTTGTGTTTTTTAGAATCGGTTGAAAACGTTACACAATTGAAAAATTACAGATTAGTAAGATGTGTTAATCTTAAATCAAGTTAAAAAACGGTACTTTTGGGAGGAGCAATTAATATGAAGAAAAAGTGGTTACTACCTATATTTGCATCTTTTATGGTGTTATCGGCGTTTCCTGCTGATAATGTCGATGCAGCGTCACCATCAGACGTGATTTCGACAGCAAAACAATATATCAACACACCTTATAGAAGTGGTGGTACTACTGCTAGTGGATTTGATTGCTCAGGCTTTACTTCCAAAGTATTTTCGGAATTAGGTATTTCGTTAAATCGTACTTCTGGTGGACAGTATAATCAAGGTACAGCAGTTTCTAAAGCTAATCTTCAAGTTGGCGATCTAGTATTCTTTAATACTAGCGGTCGCGGTGTATCACATGTTGCCATCTATATTGGAAATGGCCAAATGATCGGTGCAGAGTCTAGTGACGGTGTTACAATTTCAAGCATCAACGACCCATATTACTGGGGGAAACGTTATGTTGGTGCGAAACGAGTTGCAAACTTTGAAGAAGAGAAAGTAGTTGCTGCTGTTGAAAAAACTGCAGAAGTAAAAAAAGCTGAAATTGATTTCAATCTTTATGCGTCTCGTGCAGAAGTAGCTGTAGCCATTGCAAAAGCGTTAGGTTTAGATACTTCAAGCACTGAAACTGGATTCAGCGATGTTAAGTCAACACATCCAAATGCGGGAGCAATTGCAGCGGTTAAAAAAGCTGGAATTTTCTCTGGTGATGCAAATGGGAAATTTAATCCTTCTTCACCAATTACTCGTTCTCAAATTGCTTTAGTATTAGTAAATGCTTTTGATTTAGAAAAAGGAAATATCTCAAAGTCCTTCTCTGATGTGAAAGTTGGAACTAAAACAGGTGATTCTATCATTGTCATGGCTTCTAATGGAATTACAACTGGTAAAGCTAATGGAACATTTGGAGTAAACGACTATGTTACAAAAACTCATTTAAATGTTTTCATCAATCATGCTTCAAAATTTGTAAAATAATTAATAGCTTACTAATATTTACCCAACTTAACCAATCCAAAACCAAAATACTGTATAAATTTTATAAAGGAGAGGGCTTGCTAATTTTAGCAGCTCTCTCTTTTAGTATATGTAGAAAAATAAACCTTTATAGGGGAAGGTTGAGAAAAAAAGAAATTTGTGTCATTTGACTGGTGTATTCATAGTATAAATTTGATAGACTAGTAGTATTCAAAGGAAAGGAGGAAACAAGAAAGAAAATGTCCGCTAAAAAAATAGTATCTATATTAGTAGCCTTATGTCTTCTTGTACCGGTTGTTGGAGCTCGTAATACAAGTGCAGCTGCTATTTTCGCAGATGTCCCTTCATCCCACGCTTTATATGAAGAAATAAACTATATTAAAAGTTTAAATATAGCGGGTGGATATAATGAAGGTGGAAAATTACTTTATAAACCTGATCTTCTAACTACTAGATCTCAAGTGACAATTATGCTGGTCAATGCAAGAGGTATAGCAAAAGTCAAAAAAGCAAAATCAAGTTATTCAGATGTCCCATCAGGCTCAGGATTATCAGAATTTGTTGAAGGAGTCACTGCCAAAGGGTTATTAGTGGAAAAGTCAACAGATGGAAAATTCTATCCTAGTTTGGCTGTTACGTTTAAAGAAGCAAGTTTATTAATTGCAAAAGCATATAATTTAGAGTTTGAAAAATATAGTACATATCCTGTACCTTTCAGTGGGATTAAAGCTTCAGATCCTTATTATAAGTACATCAGTGCGTTATATTACTCTGGAATTCTAGAGGGCGATATTGGTGAAGTAAAACCAAATCAATATATTTCACGTGGATTATTTAGCTTGTTATTAGCTCGTGCCAATAGTCCAACATTCAGACTGGAATTACCTATTCAAGGTGTTGCCGGACCTGAAGATGACGATGTAATTGGTAAAGTTGAAGTAACGGTTGATAATCTAAATGTGAGAAGCACTCCAAGTACTTCATCAACTTCTAACCGTGTAGGACAAGTTGATAAAGGAACTCAGTTTAATGTTTATGAGGATAGTAATGGTTGGTTGAAAGTTGCCTATAAAGGTGTATATGCTTATATTTCAAAAGAGTATGCCAAATATATCTCTGGGGAAACAACTACACCAGAAACGCCTACACCAGAAGAGCCAACACCGCCAACTCCTGGTGAAGATGTGAAGGCTGATACAATCGGTCGTGTAACAGTAAATAATTTAAATGTACGATCTGGCCCTGGTGCATCTTATTCATCGATCGGTAAGTTAAATACAGGGGATGAAGTAGTCGTTCAAAGCATTTCGAATTACTGGGCAAAAATTAGTTATGGTAACAAGGTCGGTTATACACATAAATCCTATTTGAAGCTGATTAATCAGACAAGTGGAGCATTGAAGAACCGAATTATCGTCCTAGATCCAGGTCATGGTGGCAAGGATCCAGGTGCAATTTCTGAATCAGCTACGGAGAAAGCTATCGTATTAAAAGTAGGCACTCTAGTTAAACAAAAATTAGAGGCAGCTGGTGCGAAAGTTGTGATGACCCGTACAGGAGATACGTATCCGACATTACAGGACCGTGTTAAAATAACGAATGATAACTATGGTGAAATCTTTGTAAGTATCCATGTTAACTCAGCAGCTTCGTCTTCTGCTAAAGGTACAGAAACTTATTATAGTGTATCTTCAGGAGACATGTATAAAGAGGATATTAATCTTGCAACAAAGATTAATAACCAAATTGTTACGAATGCCAACATGCAAAACCGTGGAGTTAAGGAACAATCATACTATGTAATTCATAATATGATTATTCCTTCAGTTTTGGTAGAGCTTGGATTTATCTCAAATAGTGATGATAAATCAAAATTAGTTAATGATAAATACGTTAGTATCTTTGCAGACTCTATCTATAAAGGGATTGTACAATACTATAGTAATTAATTAAAAACCATCTAATTAGCCGTTCCTGGTTGGTTAGATGGTTTTTTTGTATTCTTGATAATGCATAAAAAAAGTGAGATTTATCTTAACGATAAACCTCACTAGGAGTACTACTTAATTGAATATTGTTTATAGTATTTGTTTTGGATGGCAAATAATCCAAGAATGATAAAGAAGAACAGTGTATAAACTTTTAATTCCCAAATATTATAATATGCTCCAGAACAGCATGTTGATAACCAAAGACCTATCATAAAGATTCCGAATTTTGTATCGCGTTTCTTCCAGAACAGGATCAGCATAGCTATTAAGAAGACTGCGAATAAAAGTACACCTATTGCGCCTGTTTCGGCAATGATTTGAATGTATTGATTATCTGAATAGATTTTGTTTTCAAAGTAAATCGATAGGTCAATTCCATACTCTTCATAGATTGGTGAGCCATAAGAAATTGTTGCCGCACCACCAAATGTACCAAACCCTGCACCTGTGACTGGGTAATCGCTAAGTATCTCAAATCCTTTTTTAATGTAGAAGATACGGCCATTTGAAGCCATTCGCTCTATATTTTTTTCATCTAAGGTTTGATTGAAGCGGTCACCAATGCCTCCAGCAATTCCATCCGGCGCTTCAACACCTAACGCTTGAACTAGGTTTACCGCACCAATTACCGGGAAATATACAAAGGCAAATGCTGCGATACCACTAATAACCAATTGCTTGATTAATCGCCAATTTTTAGATAGTACAATGTAGACAATTCCTAATGCTACTGCGGAAATCACTGTCCCGCGAGAGAAAGTTAAAATAAAGATACCCATAAATAGAACTAAGCTTACGTTTAGTAAGGTTTTATATTCGCCATTTTTGAATAAATTCTTTAGGAACAACACGGCGATAATGCTGAACATTAAGATTAAGGCTAATGAATTCGGATTACCCGGTAATCCATAAATACGGGACATATTCTCAGCGGATAGGACTGTGTGCTCCCAGTAATAAGGTAGTAGCCATCTTCGAATGGAAACCTTTTCGATAATACCATGTAAAGATAATAACCAACCTAATCCAACAGCAGTCCAAGCTAATTTGACCATCCATTTATCCGGAAGCTGTGTACGAGATAGGAAGTAGTAAATTAAGTACATGATAAGGAATGTACGAACTTGGAACAAGACTGCCCCGATACTAACTCCATTCATATAACCGATAATTGAGCCGAATATTAAAAATGCAAAGAATGCCCATTCAAATAATTTGAACTTTAATAATCCTTTAAGGTCGAATTTGCTCGAAATTAGAAGTTTAATTAGTAAGACTAATGTAATTAAATCTCCAATGTATTTTAATCCTGGATTTATTTCTACCAAGAATGGTCGAACTGATACGTAGACCACTAAATATAATAGACCTTCAAAGGGTTTCATGAAAGTAAATACGATAAATACAATACTCGTCACAATGATGGCCACTTTACTTGGAAGGGCAAGTGCGACAAAGGTGAAAAGTACAAGTAGAAATATGGATAGGAAATCCCTTGAAAGTAAAGTTTCCTTTAAACGCTGCATATAAAAATTCCTTTCGTTTGTAATTCTGCTGCAAATAATTATACCATCCTCTAGTCATTATACATAACATAATCTAAAGAAATTATTAAATCAATCCTCTCATTATATTAAAATTCAATTACAAGTCTTCTTTTCTTAATAAGTATTTGATAGAATAAAACTAGTATAATAGAAGAGGAGAAAATGTGCGTATGAAAAAGTTGATAGCTGTTATTTTTTCATTGTCATTGGTCTTTACATTCGCTCAAAATTCGAGCGCAAATGACATTGATGAACACTGGGCAGAACCATATTTAACATATTTAATCCAAAATAATGTAGTCAATGCGGAAAATGGTAACTACTATCCGGATAGACAGATTACGAGAGCAGAATTTGCTAGTTTTATAGCAAGATCTTTAAAACTAACTGAAACCTCAACAAAGAAATTTACCGATGTTCCTCCGTCTTATCAATATGCAGACGATATTTCAAAAGCAGCCCAAGCTGGAATTATTAGTGGGTATACAGATGGCACATTTAAGCCAACTGCAAAAATCTCACGTCAGCATATGGCGGTAATGTTAAATTCCGCTTTAAATCACATGGGAATGCCAAGTAAATCAGCTACATTGAAATATGCTGATACCAGCAAAATCTTAAAAAATTATGTAGATGCAGTAAATACAACAACAGCTTATGGACTATTTTCAGGTTCTCCAGCTGCCAATGGATCATACTATTTCAATCCAAGTAATAATGCGTCAAGAGCACATGCTTCAGTGGTTGTCACTCAACTTGTTACACAAATTGCAACAATTAAACCTGAATCTGGATTGCAAATACCGGAGATCAACACAGACAAGTATGAACTTAAAAAAGTAGTAAATGGACAAGCCGAGACAATTAAAACGGCAGGTACATATGAAGAGGTATTATCAAGCTTTAGTCTATCAAGTGGACATATAATTTCTCTAAATGGTAAGAACGTTAAGATTTCTTACGGTCTGGCAACTACAAATCAGTTAACAAATATTTATAGCAGTAATAAGGTGACAGCGATTACTTATGTAGAATCTGGTGCTGAACTACTCTATAAAAATGTTGATAGTAACCTACAATGGGTTGAGGTTCAAGTAGCTGGTAAAACAGGATATGTTCGATTATCCGATGTCACTTTAACACCATATGGATTGTTAGCTGGTCGTAACTCTTACAAGGTAGAGGGTGGATTACTTAAGCACAATCTCTATAATCATGTGACGAAAAGAGCTGCTTCCTATACTGCTGGAAATGCACCTAGCTTCCTAAAAGAAGGGCAAACGTATTATAGCTTTGATGGTGCTACATTCATTGACAAAAATAGTCAAACTGTTGGAACAGCGTACAACTATTATCAATACCTTCCTGTTCACGCAAAAACAAACTATACAGCTGCTGAAATTGATAGCTATATTCTAGCTAAGCTAACAGAATATGAAAATAAAGCAAATCAAAATCTTTCAGGCTACAGTATCTATAAAGATGCTACGAAAAAAAGTAAGTTAATAGGTATCGGTTCCCTCTTGAAAAAAATGGAAGAAACATATAATGTTAATGCTATGATGGTTCTTTCATTAGCTATCAATGAGAGTGCTTATGGTATGAGTGATCGTGCTCAATTAGAGAATAACCTATTTGGTTTATATGTTTACGATACGAATCCATTATTGAAGAAATTTGAGTCCGTAGAGTTGAACGTTAAAGAGTTAATCACAAAGTTCTGGAAAGCGAATTATATCCCACCAAACGCAAAATACGCGAGTGGAGCAGTACTGGGTAATAAAAACATTGGCTTTAACGTGAGATATGCTTCTGACCCATATTGGGGAGCAAAAGCAGCTGGACATTACTATCAAATGGACAAAGCAATGGGATTAAAAGATGCTAATGCGAATTATAAAATTGGTCTTACAAATACTTCTGGTTTAAATGTAAGAACTGGCGCTGGTACGTCTAATCCAAAAATATTCACATATTCGTCGGCAAACCTGCCAGTCTTGGTTGTAGGTGAACAGAGCGGTTGGTACAACATTGTCTCTGACTTAACAGGACTGCCAAATGGTTATGTCTCTGGAGAATATGTAGACATACTACCTACCTATAAGTAAACCATTTTAGCTGTTTCATAGAGGATAGAACTATTAAATAGATTGAGAGCATTATTCTAGTTCTCAAAACTTATTTAACCTCTATCTCTCTAGTGAAGCAGCTTTTTTACATAGATAATCTAGTAATAGAATAGGGGAATGAAAGATTGTTATGAAAAAAATAATGCTTACATTAGTGGCCTGTATGCTGGCACTAATGCCTTTCACGTCAGCAAGTGCAGCCGAAAAACCTTTGTCTTCTGGTGTTAAACTTACTCAATCTGTACATAAGGGAACCTATACGAATAATATCAATAACATACAAATAGACTTAACCGATTCATTTACGAAGGTGGGTATTGGTTTACCTAGCAGTTTTGCTAGTAGATCGACAACCACAAATATGGCCAACCGTGATTCTGTTGAAGGAAATCGAGTAGTAGGAGCAATCAACGGATCATTCTTTCATATGGAATCAGGACTTAATGGCTTTCCCATTTATTTAATCTCTAAAAATAATGAAATCTACTATGGGGGAATCATTTCGGAAGGCAATGATAGCTATGTGAATCAACCGATTGCCTTTGGAATAACATCTAATGGCCGTGCAGAAATTGATTCGTATAATGTAAATATCTCCTTAGCTCACAAAGGAAATACATATTCAGTTAGTGGAGTAAACCGACAACGAGAAGACAATGAATCAATTTTATTTACACCTCAAAATCATGAATCGATAACGAACTCTAATCCTTATGGAGTTCAATATGTAGTTCAAACAGATAGTCCTGTAAATTCAACGTATTTTGGGCAATCATTAGTGGGGAAAGTAGTGAGTATTCAACCATATGGCTCAACAACACCTGTTACGATTCCTAAGAACGGATTTGTCATTTCAGCAAAGGGTAGCAAAGCTGATGAATTACAAAGTGTTTTAGTCGGTGATGAGATTTCTGTTTCCATCGATATAAATGAAAAATGGAAAAATTCTCAGTTTATGTTAGCAACAGGGCCTATGTTAGTAAAAGACGGTCAACGGTATATTACGATGAGTACTTCCAGTTCAAAAGCAACTGAAAGAACTGCTCGTAGTGCTGTGGCCATCAGTGCTGATAAGTCCAAGGTAAGTTTTATAACAGTAGATAAAACGGCAAGCTCTAAAGGAATGAACCTAGTTGAATTTGCAAACTATATTGTCAGTTTGGGATATGACCGCGCCATTAATTTAGATGGTGGTGGTTCAACTACCATGGCATACCGTAATCATGGCAGCAATAATGTTATCTTGGCTAATTCACCAGTTTATGGTTCCCAACGAGCAATTTCTACAATTTTAGAGGCAATCAGTACTGCACCAACATCTGAAGCGAAAACGGCTAATATCACTCGAACAAAAGTGGGAACATTATTAGCTGGAACAGGCTCTCAGGTGACAGTTAACTATTTATTGGATGCATACTATAATCCTGTAGCAATTGATTCTAGTAAACTGGCATTAGTGTCAGAAGGTAAAACACTAAGAATCGAAGGTATGAAATTTATTTCAACTAAAGCAGCAAATGATCGAATTATTATCACATATAATGGCAAATCAGTAGGTTCATTCTCGGTGTCAGTCGTTGATGCACCAACTACAATGACGGTAAGTGGAAGTAAAGAAGTCGCAAAAGGAAAAAAGGCTGCTTATAGTGTAAACGCGAAAGATGCAAATGGTAATGGTTTAATTTATGACACTTCAATGGTGAAATGGTCAGTTGAAGGTAATATAGGGTCGATCGATAGTAATGGGGAATTTACAGCAAAAAGTGAAGGTTCGGGAAGTATTGTGGCAACACTTGGAACAAAGACGGTTTCATATCCAATCACAGTTCCAGCAGGCAGTATTTTTACAGATATAGCACCGTCTCACCCATATTACAGCCAACTGAAATATTTAGTTGAAAATGGTTATATTTCAGGCTATGAAGATGGATCATTTGGGCCGAATAATGAAATTACTCGTGCTCAAAGTGCAATTATCATTAGTAATGTTTTAAAATTAAATACAACCAACGTTGTAAATCCTAACTTTACAGATGTCCCAACTAAACATGAGTACTATAAACAAATTGCAGCTGTTGTGAATGCTGGAATCATGTCAGGCAAAGATGGTGGTAAAATTTTTGATCCCAACGGTAAGCTAACACGTGCTCAAATGGCAGTTATTATCGCCAATGCCTTTGATTTAACTGGTACTTCAACAAAGCAATTCTCAGATGTACCAAATGGACATTGGGCGTATAGCTTTGTACAAGCACTAGCAAAAAGTAATGTAACTACTGGTTACCCAGATGGAACATTTAAACCGAACACAAATATTAATCGTGCTCATTTTGGATTGTTTGTGTACAATGGCATTCACCTGAAAAAATAATAGAAAGCGCGTCTCATGAACCTGAGGCGCGTTTTTTGTGTGTAAAAATACACAATTTCATGCAGTCGGGATAGATTAAAAGGGATTAAAAAAGTATGTTCATTCAGTAGGATATTATATTAAAGTTCCATTAAGTAATGACTATCTAGACATCTTTGTATCCAGTTATATGGTATAATTACTCATTATAAAATTAAAAGGATGTAGATTCATGAAAATCGGAATCGTAGGGAACTACGGGAATGATAACAACGGTGACGAGGCGATTTTAGTAGGAATCCTTTCGCAGTTGAAAAGTACATTTTCCGTGAAGAACGAGGACATAACCGTATTTAGCAATAATACACAACAAACCTCTGAAAGATATGGGGTTAAAAGCTACCCACTCTACTATAAAC is drawn from Lysinibacillus sp. SGAir0095 and contains these coding sequences:
- a CDS encoding S-layer homology domain-containing protein yields the protein MKKIMLTLVACMLALMPFTSASAAEKPLSSGVKLTQSVHKGTYTNNINNIQIDLTDSFTKVGIGLPSSFASRSTTTNMANRDSVEGNRVVGAINGSFFHMESGLNGFPIYLISKNNEIYYGGIISEGNDSYVNQPIAFGITSNGRAEIDSYNVNISLAHKGNTYSVSGVNRQREDNESILFTPQNHESITNSNPYGVQYVVQTDSPVNSTYFGQSLVGKVVSIQPYGSTTPVTIPKNGFVISAKGSKADELQSVLVGDEISVSIDINEKWKNSQFMLATGPMLVKDGQRYITMSTSSSKATERTARSAVAISADKSKVSFITVDKTASSKGMNLVEFANYIVSLGYDRAINLDGGGSTTMAYRNHGSNNVILANSPVYGSQRAISTILEAISTAPTSEAKTANITRTKVGTLLAGTGSQVTVNYLLDAYYNPVAIDSSKLALVSEGKTLRIEGMKFISTKAANDRIIITYNGKSVGSFSVSVVDAPTTMTVSGSKEVAKGKKAAYSVNAKDANGNGLIYDTSMVKWSVEGNIGSIDSNGEFTAKSEGSGSIVATLGTKTVSYPITVPAGSIFTDIAPSHPYYSQLKYLVENGYISGYEDGSFGPNNEITRAQSAIIISNVLKLNTTNVVNPNFTDVPTKHEYYKQIAAVVNAGIMSGKDGGKIFDPNGKLTRAQMAVIIANAFDLTGTSTKQFSDVPNGHWAYSFVQALAKSNVTTGYPDGTFKPNTNINRAHFGLFVYNGIHLKK
- a CDS encoding S-layer homology domain-containing protein, with protein sequence MKKLIAVIFSLSLVFTFAQNSSANDIDEHWAEPYLTYLIQNNVVNAENGNYYPDRQITRAEFASFIARSLKLTETSTKKFTDVPPSYQYADDISKAAQAGIISGYTDGTFKPTAKISRQHMAVMLNSALNHMGMPSKSATLKYADTSKILKNYVDAVNTTTAYGLFSGSPAANGSYYFNPSNNASRAHASVVVTQLVTQIATIKPESGLQIPEINTDKYELKKVVNGQAETIKTAGTYEEVLSSFSLSSGHIISLNGKNVKISYGLATTNQLTNIYSSNKVTAITYVESGAELLYKNVDSNLQWVEVQVAGKTGYVRLSDVTLTPYGLLAGRNSYKVEGGLLKHNLYNHVTKRAASYTAGNAPSFLKEGQTYYSFDGATFIDKNSQTVGTAYNYYQYLPVHAKTNYTAAEIDSYILAKLTEYENKANQNLSGYSIYKDATKKSKLIGIGSLLKKMEETYNVNAMMVLSLAINESAYGMSDRAQLENNLFGLYVYDTNPLLKKFESVELNVKELITKFWKANYIPPNAKYASGAVLGNKNIGFNVRYASDPYWGAKAAGHYYQMDKAMGLKDANANYKIGLTNTSGLNVRTGAGTSNPKIFTYSSANLPVLVVGEQSGWYNIVSDLTGLPNGYVSGEYVDILPTYK